One segment of Neobacillus endophyticus DNA contains the following:
- the sdhB gene encoding succinate dehydrogenase iron-sulfur subunit, with the protein MAETKTVKFIITRQDNPNSAPYEEEFEVPYRPNMNVISALMEIRRNPVNSKGTNTVPITWDMNCLEEVCGACSMIINGKPRQACSALVDKLEQPIRLAPMKTFPVIRDLQIDRSRMFDSLKKVKAWIPIDGTYDLGPGPRMAETKRQWAYELSKCMTCGVCLEACPNVNSKSNFMGPFVFGQVRLFNSHPTGTMNKAERLNAFMEDGGMQGCGNSQNCVQACPKGIPLTTSIAAVNRDATIQSFKNFFGSDQI; encoded by the coding sequence ATGGCTGAAACGAAAACAGTGAAATTTATTATAACCCGTCAGGATAACCCAAACTCTGCTCCTTATGAGGAAGAGTTCGAGGTTCCTTATCGTCCGAATATGAACGTGATTTCTGCACTTATGGAAATCAGGAGAAATCCGGTGAATTCAAAGGGAACTAATACGGTTCCGATTACATGGGATATGAACTGTTTGGAGGAAGTTTGCGGTGCGTGTTCCATGATCATTAATGGAAAGCCGCGCCAAGCCTGTTCGGCACTTGTTGATAAGCTAGAGCAGCCAATTCGCTTGGCACCGATGAAGACCTTCCCAGTTATTCGTGACCTGCAGATTGACCGCAGCAGAATGTTTGATTCTTTGAAAAAGGTTAAAGCATGGATTCCGATTGACGGAACGTATGATTTGGGACCTGGACCGCGTATGGCTGAAACAAAACGTCAATGGGCATACGAGCTATCAAAATGTATGACTTGCGGAGTCTGTCTTGAAGCATGTCCGAACGTTAATAGCAAGTCAAACTTTATGGGGCCCTTTGTATTTGGGCAAGTACGCTTGTTCAATTCACACCCAACTGGCACTATGAATAAAGCTGAACGTTTGAATGCATTTATGGAAGATGGTGGAATGCAGGGGTGCGGGAATTCACAAAACTGTGTACAAGCATGTCCAAAAGGAATTCCGCTCACTACTTCCATTGCTGCAGTAAACCGTGATGCGACAATCCAGTCATTTAAAAACTTCTTTGGCAGTGACCAAATTTAA
- the sdhA gene encoding succinate dehydrogenase flavoprotein subunit yields MSKGKVIVVGGGLAGLMATVKVAEHGTHVDLFSLVPVKRSHSVCAQGGINGAVNTKGEGDSPWIHFDDTIYGGDFLANQPPVKAMCEAAPGIIHLFDRMGVMFNRTPEGLLDFRRFGGTQHHRTAFAGATTGQQLLYALDEQVRRHEVAGLVTKYEGWEFLGAIIDDDGVCRGIMAQDLKTMEIKSFAADAVIMCTGGPGIIFGKSTNSMINTGSAASIVYQQGVYYANGEMIQIHPTAIPGDDKLRLMSESARGEGGRIWTYKDGKPWYFLEEKYPAYGNLVPRDIATREIFSVCVDMKLGINGENMVYLDLSHKDPHELDVKLGGIIEIYEKFVGDDPHKVPMKIFPAVHYSMGGLWVDYDQMTNIPGLFAAGECDFSQHGANRLGANSLLSAIYGGMVAGPNAVRYIDGLEKSSDAVSSTVYDRHVREQEEKWNQILSMDGTENAYILHKELGEWMTDNVTVVRYNDRLLKTDDKIQELLERYQNIDINDTAKWSNQGASFTRQLQNMLQLARVITIGAYNRNESRGAHYKPEFPKRNDEEFLKTTMAKFVDAKTAPAFHYEDIDISLIKPRERDYSKKH; encoded by the coding sequence ATGAGTAAAGGAAAGGTGATTGTAGTCGGCGGCGGATTAGCTGGCTTGATGGCAACCGTCAAGGTCGCTGAACACGGAACACACGTAGATTTGTTTTCGCTAGTTCCAGTTAAACGCTCTCACTCTGTTTGTGCCCAAGGTGGTATTAATGGAGCTGTTAATACAAAAGGTGAAGGGGATTCCCCATGGATTCACTTTGACGACACAATTTACGGCGGCGACTTTTTAGCCAATCAGCCACCTGTTAAGGCAATGTGTGAAGCGGCGCCTGGTATTATTCACTTATTTGACCGGATGGGTGTTATGTTTAACCGGACACCTGAAGGGTTATTGGACTTCCGTCGATTTGGCGGTACACAACACCACCGGACAGCATTTGCCGGTGCTACTACCGGACAGCAGTTACTATATGCGTTGGACGAGCAAGTACGTCGTCATGAAGTAGCAGGATTAGTAACCAAATATGAAGGATGGGAATTTTTAGGAGCTATTATTGATGATGATGGCGTCTGCCGCGGTATTATGGCTCAAGACTTAAAAACGATGGAAATTAAGTCATTTGCAGCAGATGCAGTTATTATGTGTACCGGCGGACCAGGGATCATCTTTGGAAAATCTACTAACTCTATGATTAATACAGGTTCAGCGGCATCAATTGTTTATCAGCAAGGTGTTTATTATGCAAACGGTGAAATGATTCAAATCCACCCAACTGCTATTCCTGGTGATGATAAACTTCGCCTCATGAGTGAATCTGCACGTGGTGAAGGCGGACGGATTTGGACATATAAAGATGGTAAACCTTGGTATTTCCTGGAAGAAAAATATCCGGCGTACGGAAACCTTGTACCGCGTGATATTGCAACAAGGGAAATTTTCTCTGTCTGTGTGGACATGAAGCTTGGTATTAACGGCGAAAATATGGTTTATTTGGATCTTTCCCATAAAGACCCGCATGAATTGGATGTCAAATTGGGCGGGATTATTGAGATTTATGAAAAATTCGTTGGTGACGACCCTCATAAGGTTCCAATGAAGATTTTCCCTGCAGTGCACTATTCGATGGGCGGCCTATGGGTTGATTACGATCAAATGACAAATATCCCTGGCTTATTTGCGGCTGGTGAATGTGATTTCTCTCAACATGGAGCAAACCGTCTAGGTGCGAACTCATTATTATCCGCGATTTATGGCGGAATGGTTGCAGGTCCTAATGCTGTGCGATATATTGACGGACTAGAGAAGAGTTCTGATGCTGTATCTTCAACAGTTTATGACCGCCATGTAAGAGAACAAGAAGAAAAATGGAATCAGATTTTATCGATGGACGGAACAGAAAATGCGTATATCCTTCACAAAGAGCTTGGTGAATGGATGACGGATAATGTAACGGTTGTTCGTTACAATGACCGTCTGCTGAAAACCGATGATAAAATTCAGGAGCTTTTGGAACGCTATCAAAACATTGATATTAATGATACTGCAAAATGGAGCAATCAAGGAGCATCGTTCACCCGTCAATTACAGAATATGCTGCAATTGGCACGTGTTATTACTATTGGTGCTTATAATCGTAATGAAAGCCGTGGTGCTCACTATAAGCCTGAATTCCCTAAACGTAATGATGAGGAATTCTTGAAAACAACTATGGCTAAGTTTGTTGATGCTAAGACTGCCCCAGCATTCCATTATGAAGATATTGATATTTCATTAATCAAGCCGCGTGAACGCGACTATTCAAAAAAACACTAA
- the rph gene encoding ribonuclease PH, whose translation MRVDGREPLQLRPVHIETNYLMHPEGSVLISVGNTKVICTASIDERVPPFMRGEGKGWITAEYSMLPRATETRNIRESTKGKVSGRTMEIQRLIGRALRAVVDLTAIGERTVWIDCDVIQADGGTRTASITGAFVAMTLALNGLAEKKTLPKFPIIDYLAATSVGILQDGNTVLDLNYQEDSKAHVDMNVVMTGNGEFVELQGTGEESTFSYEQLQGLLNAAQEGLMELFESQKTALGEDIVKKIESRRKK comes from the coding sequence TTGCGCGTTGATGGAAGAGAACCATTACAGCTAAGGCCTGTACATATTGAAACAAATTACTTAATGCATCCGGAGGGGTCTGTCCTTATTTCGGTTGGAAATACGAAAGTTATTTGTACTGCAAGTATTGATGAACGAGTTCCTCCATTTATGAGAGGTGAAGGAAAAGGTTGGATAACTGCCGAATATTCGATGCTGCCAAGGGCAACGGAAACGCGGAATATTAGGGAATCAACCAAGGGAAAGGTATCCGGGCGTACAATGGAAATACAGCGGCTGATAGGAAGAGCGCTTCGTGCTGTTGTGGATTTAACGGCGATTGGGGAACGGACGGTATGGATAGACTGTGATGTCATTCAAGCAGACGGCGGAACAAGAACAGCATCGATAACAGGAGCATTTGTGGCAATGACGTTAGCGTTAAATGGACTGGCAGAGAAAAAAACATTGCCAAAGTTTCCTATTATCGATTATCTGGCAGCAACTAGCGTAGGTATACTACAAGACGGTAATACCGTGCTTGACCTTAACTACCAAGAGGATTCAAAGGCTCATGTTGACATGAATGTTGTCATGACAGGAAACGGCGAGTTTGTTGAACTGCAGGGAACTGGTGAGGAATCTACTTTTTCATATGAGCAGCTTCAAGGGCTGTTAAATGCTGCCCAGGAAGGTTTAATGGAGCTGTTTGAATCACAAAAAACAGCACTTGGTGAAGATATTGTAAAGAAAATAGAATCCAGGAGAAAAAAATAA
- a CDS encoding MarR family winged helix-turn-helix transcriptional regulator, protein MELEKTQQVNRDIVANIEKDLRYISGIIKQKGRELLSNYKITPPQFIALQWLFEDGDMTIGELSNKMYLACSTTTDLVDRMEKNLLVERVKDTGDRRVVRIHLLEEGKRIIDEVIKKRQIYLEAVLKDFTMEEIQRLQNNLEKLHQEMR, encoded by the coding sequence ATGGAACTCGAAAAAACCCAACAGGTGAATCGGGATATTGTCGCCAATATTGAAAAGGATTTGCGTTATATTTCCGGTATTATAAAGCAAAAAGGCAGAGAGTTGCTAAGTAATTATAAAATTACGCCGCCGCAATTTATTGCGTTGCAATGGTTGTTTGAAGATGGGGATATGACAATCGGCGAACTTTCGAATAAAATGTATTTGGCATGCAGTACCACAACGGATCTTGTCGACCGGATGGAAAAAAACCTTCTTGTGGAAAGGGTAAAGGATACTGGTGACCGGCGTGTTGTCAGAATTCATTTGCTTGAAGAAGGTAAGAGAATAATTGATGAAGTGATTAAGAAACGGCAAATATATTTAGAGGCTGTGTTAAAAGATTTCACAATGGAAGAAATTCAACGTCTTCAAAATAATTTAGAAAAATTGCATCAAGAAATGCGTTAA
- a CDS encoding metallophosphoesterase translates to MSKVLVVSDSHGLSKELEVVRERHLQDVDFMIHCGDSQLMPDDKAMTGYLTVMGNCDFSGYPMESMIELDGKKIFVTHGHRYSVKTSLMNLIYKAEEVDADIVFFGHSHILGAEVIGGRLFINPGSIRLPRERFEKTYVILELQDQKVNMKVFDLIGGEMEGLAREFVIGK, encoded by the coding sequence ATGAGCAAAGTATTAGTGGTAAGTGACAGCCATGGTTTGTCTAAGGAGCTTGAGGTAGTAAGGGAACGGCATTTACAAGATGTTGATTTCATGATCCATTGCGGCGATTCCCAATTAATGCCTGATGACAAAGCGATGACAGGATATTTGACAGTGATGGGAAATTGCGATTTTAGCGGCTATCCCATGGAATCAATGATTGAACTTGATGGGAAAAAGATTTTTGTAACCCATGGTCACCGCTATTCTGTTAAAACCTCGCTTATGAATTTGATATATAAAGCTGAAGAAGTAGACGCTGATATTGTTTTCTTTGGACATTCTCATATATTGGGGGCGGAAGTAATCGGAGGCAGATTATTTATAAACCCAGGAAGTATCCGTCTGCCTCGCGAACGATTTGAAAAAACGTATGTCATACTTGAGCTGCAAGATCAAAAAGTGAATATGAAAGTATTTGATTTAATCGGCGGGGAAATGGAAGGTTTGGCAAGGGAATTTGTTATTGGGAAGTAG
- a CDS encoding tetratricopeptide repeat protein, with protein sequence MRKREPIKKQDNVVFFPGFEKRLTDKGLESLHNRKYSEAIQWLEEARTHDPENGEILIGLVLAYFESSAFQKAKVLAKDMLLKGIGDYFQLVDLYLTILIQLHEYDEIVTTIEVLLEEKEIPPDRHNHFTTLLQFSRRMAEGSGADHEKTELEENNSEPLNLLTIHNLNEQMLVISNLAEKNFRPYIAEIESYLQAEEGHPFIKTVLVSLLKEQEWNKELIISKFLFEYKVNPTKLPDVRQQPKVRQIKACLEQQLENSNPGLLDPIIGLVDRIFFISYPFELEPEQPEAWAAAFQILTQEYLGEEQDLVIIADEYQVQLKEIELAIKQIKMIEKISYPNI encoded by the coding sequence ATGAGAAAGCGGGAGCCTATTAAAAAACAGGATAATGTGGTCTTCTTTCCCGGCTTTGAAAAACGATTGACAGACAAAGGATTGGAGAGCCTGCATAATCGAAAATATTCTGAAGCGATTCAGTGGCTGGAGGAAGCAAGAACGCATGATCCGGAAAATGGCGAAATTTTAATCGGGCTTGTGCTTGCCTATTTTGAATCCTCCGCATTTCAAAAAGCAAAAGTGCTGGCAAAAGACATGCTGTTAAAAGGGATTGGCGACTATTTTCAATTAGTCGATCTTTATCTAACTATATTGATCCAGCTGCATGAATATGATGAGATTGTTACAACAATCGAAGTGCTGCTAGAGGAGAAAGAAATTCCGCCTGACCGGCACAATCATTTTACAACATTGCTCCAATTCAGTCGAAGAATGGCAGAGGGCAGCGGGGCAGATCATGAGAAGACGGAGCTTGAAGAAAACAATTCGGAGCCGCTGAATCTTTTAACTATACATAATTTAAACGAGCAAATGCTAGTAATTTCAAATTTAGCAGAAAAAAATTTCAGACCATATATAGCTGAAATCGAATCCTACCTACAAGCGGAAGAAGGTCATCCTTTTATTAAAACAGTCTTAGTTAGCCTGTTAAAAGAACAAGAATGGAACAAGGAACTAATCATCAGCAAATTTTTATTTGAGTATAAAGTAAATCCAACTAAGCTGCCGGATGTCAGACAGCAGCCAAAAGTAAGGCAAATAAAAGCTTGTCTTGAACAGCAATTAGAGAACAGTAATCCTGGACTGTTGGATCCAATCATCGGCTTAGTGGACCGGATTTTTTTTATAAGCTACCCCTTTGAACTTGAACCTGAACAGCCTGAAGCATGGGCTGCTGCTTTTCAGATCCTGACACAGGAATATCTAGGAGAGGAACAAGACCTTGTGATAATCGCAGATGAATATCAAGTTCAATTAAAAGAAATTGAACTGGCAATAAAACAAATTAAAATGATAGAGAAAATTTCTTATCCTAATATATAG
- the racE gene encoding glutamate racemase, which yields MNQAIGVIDSGVGGLTVAKEVMRQLPNEKIIYLGDTARCPYGPRTTREVKRFTWELTHFLLEKNMKMLVIACNTATAAALDEIREELSIPVLGVINPGARAAIKRTKNYRVGIIGTEGTVKSGAYEKALKSLNSKLYVRSQACPKFVPLVESGEYDGPIAMKIVNEALQPILDQNLDTLILGCTHYPLLEPLIKNVMGEKVNVISSGDETAREISAILQYNQLLAVNEMEPEHEFFTTGSRWIFTKIASQWLETPITNVKKIKL from the coding sequence TTGAATCAAGCAATCGGTGTGATCGATTCCGGGGTTGGCGGATTGACAGTTGCCAAAGAAGTAATGAGGCAGCTGCCAAATGAAAAGATTATCTATTTAGGAGATACGGCCCGATGCCCATATGGACCAAGAACAACCAGGGAAGTGAAAAGATTCACTTGGGAATTGACTCATTTTTTATTAGAAAAAAATATGAAAATGCTCGTAATTGCATGTAATACTGCTACTGCAGCAGCATTAGATGAAATCCGCGAAGAACTTTCTATTCCTGTTTTGGGAGTGATCAATCCAGGTGCAAGAGCAGCCATTAAACGAACGAAAAACTATAGAGTTGGAATTATTGGCACTGAAGGAACTGTCAAAAGCGGTGCCTATGAAAAAGCATTGAAATCCTTGAATAGTAAATTATATGTCAGAAGTCAGGCCTGCCCCAAGTTTGTTCCGCTTGTTGAGAGCGGAGAATACGATGGACCTATTGCTATGAAAATAGTAAATGAGGCGTTGCAGCCAATACTGGATCAAAATTTGGATACACTGATTTTAGGTTGTACACATTATCCTCTTTTAGAACCACTTATCAAAAATGTGATGGGTGAAAAAGTAAATGTAATTAGTTCAGGGGATGAAACGGCAAGGGAAATTAGTGCGATTCTCCAATATAATCAATTATTGGCAGTAAATGAAATGGAACCGGAACATGAATTTTTCACAACAGGTTCACGGTGGATCTTCACAAAAATAGCTTCACAATGGCTGGAAACACCTATTACAAATGTTAAAAAAATAAAACTTTAA
- a CDS encoding succinate dehydrogenase cytochrome b558 subunit codes for MAGNREFFNRRLHSLLGVIPIGFFLCLHLVVNHFATGGVESFNHAANFMESLPFLHILEWIFIFLPLLYHAIYGLYIAFTATANVGNFGFFRNWMYLLQRITGVITLIFIAWHVWETRIAMALGTALNFQMMHHILSHPGMFVFYAVGIVCAIFHFSNGLWSFMVSWGITITPRSQVISTYVTMIIFLLLSIIGIQTLFAFI; via the coding sequence ATGGCGGGAAATCGCGAGTTTTTTAATCGGAGATTGCATTCATTGCTAGGGGTCATTCCGATAGGCTTTTTTCTATGTCTGCACCTTGTGGTCAATCATTTTGCAACTGGGGGGGTAGAATCATTTAACCATGCAGCAAATTTCATGGAGAGTCTACCATTCCTGCATATCCTTGAATGGATTTTTATTTTCTTACCGTTATTATATCATGCAATCTATGGGCTTTATATTGCCTTCACCGCGACTGCAAATGTAGGTAATTTTGGATTCTTCAGAAACTGGATGTATTTATTGCAAAGGATAACGGGTGTCATCACACTGATTTTTATTGCATGGCATGTTTGGGAAACAAGAATTGCAATGGCACTTGGAACAGCCCTTAATTTTCAAATGATGCATCATATTCTTTCACATCCTGGAATGTTTGTATTCTATGCAGTAGGAATTGTTTGTGCTATTTTTCACTTTTCAAATGGATTATGGTCATTCATGGTCAGCTGGGGGATTACCATTACACCACGGTCACAAGTAATTTCTACATATGTAACAATGATCATTTTCTTGTTACTTTCAATTATTGGAATACAAACTTTGTTTGCTTTTATTTAA
- a CDS encoding class D sortase, giving the protein MKSKIPLIMIIFGLGFVGIGSWHLVNGEIQLDAAFKKAKEIVKSNPIPVAKNKVPNVLHPKTGDSIGILEIPKIKAELPIVEGTNPDDLEKGVGHYKGSYFPDDHGQIVLSGHRDTVFRRAGELKIGDTVILQLSYGTFSYKITHTKIVKANDTSIITLQHQQEELVLTTCYPFHYIGNAPNRYIIYAKPKSSQ; this is encoded by the coding sequence GTGAAATCAAAGATTCCACTTATTATGATAATTTTTGGATTGGGGTTTGTTGGTATTGGTAGCTGGCATTTGGTGAATGGTGAAATTCAACTGGATGCTGCATTTAAAAAAGCGAAAGAAATCGTTAAATCAAATCCGATTCCCGTCGCTAAAAATAAAGTGCCAAATGTGTTGCACCCAAAAACGGGAGATTCTATTGGGATTTTAGAAATTCCAAAGATCAAAGCAGAGCTTCCAATTGTTGAAGGAACTAATCCTGATGATTTGGAGAAAGGTGTTGGCCACTACAAAGGATCTTATTTTCCGGATGACCATGGGCAAATTGTTTTATCTGGTCATCGGGATACTGTATTTCGAAGAGCAGGAGAATTGAAAATTGGTGATACGGTTATATTGCAATTATCATATGGAACATTCTCATACAAAATTACACATACGAAAATTGTGAAAGCAAATGACACGAGCATTATAACACTGCAACATCAACAAGAAGAATTGGTATTAACCACCTGTTATCCTTTCCATTATATAGGGAATGCCCCTAATCGTTATATCATTTATGCAAAACCGAAAAGTTCTCAATAA
- the gerE gene encoding spore germination transcription factor GerE, with protein MKENDYTHKPLLTKREREVFELLVQDKTTKEIAGELFISEKTVRNHISNAMQKLGVKGRSQAVVELLRMGELEL; from the coding sequence TTGAAGGAGAATGATTATACTCACAAGCCGCTACTCACCAAACGTGAAAGGGAAGTATTCGAACTGTTAGTACAAGACAAAACGACGAAGGAAATCGCTGGGGAACTTTTTATAAGCGAAAAAACGGTTCGGAATCATATTTCAAATGCCATGCAAAAGCTTGGTGTTAAGGGGCGTTCGCAAGCAGTTGTAGAACTCCTTCGAATGGGAGAGCTAGAACTTTAA
- a CDS encoding GerMN domain-containing protein — protein sequence MYKNKAKILGLSVLTSTVLLSGCGLFSTETEKKIDPPKTVTVVDSKAQDKTAKNNNTKNTVRTELYLIDKNGYVVPQTINLPQTKSIAKQALQYLVANGPVTNMLPNGFRAVLPEDTQVSVDVNKDNGVATVNFSKEFKNYQPEDEQKILQSITWTITQFKEIKSVKLKMNGHELTQMPVKGTPISENLSRADGINLDMTDVVDITNTKPITVYFIGGEEGSYYFVPVTRRISNNEKDNVAAAVNELIKGPSVKSNLVSAFMPDAKLLNTPVNEQGKVTLNFNKNIYGSFTKDVVSQQLLDELVLSVTEQNGINKVSVEVDGKAELKNDQGKKLTEPVSRPEKVNTGSF from the coding sequence ATGTATAAAAATAAAGCAAAAATCCTTGGTTTATCGGTGCTTACATCAACAGTGCTGCTATCAGGGTGCGGCTTGTTCAGCACAGAAACGGAAAAGAAAATTGATCCGCCAAAAACGGTGACGGTTGTAGATAGCAAAGCACAAGATAAAACTGCCAAAAATAACAATACTAAAAATACAGTAAGGACGGAACTCTATTTAATTGATAAAAACGGCTATGTTGTCCCGCAGACAATAAACCTGCCGCAGACCAAATCCATCGCCAAACAGGCTCTTCAATATTTAGTCGCGAATGGTCCGGTTACGAATATGCTGCCGAATGGTTTCAGAGCAGTGCTTCCAGAAGATACACAAGTCTCTGTGGATGTTAACAAGGATAATGGTGTTGCCACGGTTAATTTTTCAAAGGAATTTAAAAACTATCAGCCAGAGGATGAACAAAAAATCCTACAATCCATCACTTGGACGATCACACAATTTAAAGAAATTAAATCGGTTAAGCTCAAAATGAACGGTCATGAGTTGACGCAAATGCCGGTTAAAGGGACGCCAATCAGTGAAAATCTTTCGAGAGCGGATGGAATTAATTTGGATATGACGGATGTTGTCGATATTACTAATACGAAGCCTATAACTGTCTACTTCATAGGCGGGGAAGAAGGCTCCTATTATTTCGTGCCTGTAACCCGCAGGATCAGCAATAATGAAAAAGATAATGTTGCGGCTGCTGTGAACGAACTAATCAAAGGGCCGAGCGTAAAATCGAATTTAGTTTCAGCGTTTATGCCGGATGCTAAATTGTTAAATACACCTGTAAATGAACAAGGTAAAGTGACATTGAATTTTAATAAAAATATTTACGGCAGCTTCACTAAAGATGTTGTTTCACAGCAGTTACTTGATGAACTGGTACTTTCTGTAACTGAGCAGAATGGGATCAACAAAGTGTCTGTTGAGGTGGATGGCAAAGCTGAATTGAAAAATGACCAAGGGAAAAAACTTACAGAACCGGTTTCTCGCCCAGAAAAAGTAAATACCGGTAGTTTTTAA
- a CDS encoding XTP/dITP diphosphatase, which yields MKEVIIATKNAGKAKEFEQIFAKRGIAVKTLLDFPEIPDVDETGTTFEENATLKAEAVSKALNKMVIGDDSGLMVDALEGRPGIYSARYAGEPKNDLNNTNKLLADLKGVQEENRTARFYCALAVAIPGQETFTVSGTCEGRILEEPRGTNGFGYDPVFYVPEKEAAMAELSSDEKNRISHRANALKKLDTVLDSFLERVEKS from the coding sequence ATGAAAGAAGTTATTATCGCTACTAAAAATGCCGGAAAAGCAAAGGAGTTTGAACAGATCTTTGCAAAAAGAGGAATTGCAGTCAAGACATTACTTGACTTTCCTGAAATTCCGGACGTAGACGAAACTGGTACGACATTTGAAGAAAATGCCACGTTAAAGGCAGAGGCTGTTTCAAAAGCTCTTAACAAAATGGTCATTGGCGACGATTCCGGACTGATGGTTGATGCTCTTGAAGGCAGACCAGGAATCTATTCCGCGCGTTATGCCGGTGAACCGAAAAACGATCTGAACAATACAAATAAGCTATTGGCCGATCTTAAAGGGGTACAGGAGGAAAACAGAACGGCAAGATTTTATTGTGCACTTGCAGTGGCTATTCCCGGTCAAGAAACGTTTACGGTGTCAGGCACCTGTGAAGGACGGATTTTGGAAGAACCAAGAGGAACAAATGGTTTCGGTTACGACCCGGTATTTTATGTGCCTGAAAAAGAGGCAGCTATGGCGGAGCTTTCATCAGATGAGAAAAATAGAATCAGTCATCGGGCTAATGCATTGAAGAAGTTGGATACCGTGCTTGATTCGTTTCTGGAAAGAGTGGAAAAGTCATGA